One genomic window of Microbacterium testaceum StLB037 includes the following:
- a CDS encoding bifunctional 2-methylcitrate synthase/citrate synthase → MADTQDDIKKGLAGVTVDYTAVSKVNPETNSLLYRGYPVQELAATQSFEAVALLLWNGDLPTEAERAEFEAFERAHRDLDADIKTVIDLLSLDAHPMDVVRTAVSALGASAADVADNSASADLAKAKLLFAKIPAMVAYDQRRRRGQELIPPRADLDYSRNFLWMTFGEEPVDVVAEAFNVSMILYAEHSFNASTFTARVITSTTADLYSAVVGAIGALKGALHGGANEAVMHIFDEIGSAERVEGWLDDALANKRKIMGFGHRVYKKGDSRVPTMKTALDTLVAHYGADELAALYDELEAAFVSRKGIYPNLDYPSGPAYHLIGFDTPTFTPLFVAARVTGWTAHIIEQTASNALIRPLSAYNGVDERHIDGYVASEAEVAAAARPEES, encoded by the coding sequence ATGGCTGACACCCAGGACGACATCAAGAAGGGCCTCGCCGGCGTCACGGTGGACTACACCGCCGTCAGCAAGGTCAATCCCGAGACCAATTCGCTCCTCTATCGCGGGTACCCCGTGCAGGAGCTCGCAGCGACCCAGTCCTTCGAGGCCGTCGCGCTCCTGCTGTGGAACGGCGATCTCCCGACGGAGGCGGAACGAGCCGAGTTCGAGGCCTTCGAGCGCGCGCACCGCGACCTCGACGCCGACATCAAGACCGTGATCGACCTGCTCTCGCTCGACGCCCACCCCATGGACGTCGTCCGCACCGCCGTCTCGGCGCTCGGCGCCTCGGCGGCTGACGTCGCGGACAACTCCGCCTCGGCCGATCTCGCCAAGGCGAAGCTGCTGTTCGCGAAGATCCCGGCCATGGTCGCCTACGACCAGCGGCGGCGGCGTGGACAGGAGCTGATTCCCCCGCGCGCCGATCTCGACTACTCGCGCAACTTCCTCTGGATGACGTTCGGGGAAGAGCCCGTGGACGTCGTCGCCGAGGCGTTCAACGTCTCGATGATCCTGTACGCCGAGCACTCCTTCAATGCCTCGACCTTCACGGCGCGCGTCATCACCTCGACCACCGCTGATCTGTACTCGGCTGTCGTCGGCGCGATCGGTGCCCTCAAGGGTGCTCTGCACGGCGGAGCGAACGAAGCCGTCATGCACATCTTCGACGAGATCGGTTCGGCCGAGCGCGTCGAGGGGTGGCTCGACGATGCCCTGGCGAACAAGCGCAAGATCATGGGCTTCGGCCACCGGGTCTACAAGAAGGGCGACTCGCGCGTTCCGACGATGAAGACCGCCCTCGACACCCTCGTCGCCCACTACGGCGCAGACGAACTCGCTGCGCTCTACGACGAACTGGAGGCCGCCTTCGTCTCACGCAAGGGCATCTACCCCAACCTCGACTACCCGTCCGGACCCGCGTACCACCTCATCGGATTCGACACCCCGACCTTCACTCCGCTCTTCGTGGCGGCGCGGGTCACGGGATGGACGGCCCACATCATCGAGCAGACGGCATCCAATGCCCTCATCCGCCCCCTGTCGGCGTACAACGGCGTCGACGAGCGGCACATCGACGGCTACGTCGCGTCCGAGGCCGAGGTCGCCGCGGCGGCTCGCCCCGAAGAGTCCTAG
- a CDS encoding penicillin-binding protein: MPENKRTASGALGGILGLVGLSTAAGVLLTAAVTPAIAVSGAAASSAITIFDNMPSYLQPDALMLPTTLMAGDRVLAKFYDQNRSPVTFDQVNPVMYDAILSSEDPRYYQHGGVDLIGTTRALLSNASGGETQGGSSISQQYVKNVLVQRCERDAKATDGSDGTPAKTRDEALQECALQAIQADGVEGYQRKLQEMRYAIQLEKQYTKDQILLGYLNIANFGGVTYGIDAAAKYYFNVPAAQLNVGQSAILAGMVQNPNRFRIDRPNGSISNEDGSVTWNKAPDGSIDDVDQSTIQALYTLRDNGEITQEQLVNAADGYSETKGRQLYVLSRMEADGKITHEQYVAAAIEPITPQITETNQGCANSGAPYFCQYVVSTILNDPAFGTDVDDRVNALRQDGLTIQTTLDWRIQDAAQTAMNENAPQSFDGMKFGSTAVSMEAKTGRILGIAQNTKFTQDPTQAESDPAYNSIVFAGDKDNGGSNGFNAGSTFKLFTLVDWLEKGHSLNENLNGRLRPVPNMKNSCYGDWINGGGTIINNFGSDPGYYGTPLTFTKNSLNTGYLTMASQLDLCDIAKVAKKLGVTRGDGTDIEMRVANNVIGDDNVSPIAMAGAYATVANGGTHCQPKVIDKVTDSDGAERPIPDRQCTPGTLTPEVAATAAYALQGVMTGGGTGQAANPFDGTPLMGKTGTHEGWNTWMIESSTNVTTAVWVGNWDGTANLFGKYWNGQQLSDMRYSIAEESQRAADEFYGGDAFPGPSSNLIRTIQKDLPNVVGKTLDEARSTLQGAGFSVSIGSPVDSELGGDRVAAQNPGAGSAPAGSTITLSPGNGQGATVPDVSGNPVSSARAALLAAGFGTVSIGSCEKDASAPAEGRVTGTNPAAGTSTNKSTAVSLSIAAKDCP, translated from the coding sequence ATGCCTGAGAACAAACGAACGGCTAGCGGTGCGCTCGGCGGCATCCTCGGCCTCGTCGGTCTGAGCACGGCCGCCGGTGTTCTGCTGACCGCCGCCGTCACCCCGGCGATCGCCGTGTCGGGTGCTGCCGCCAGCAGCGCCATCACGATCTTCGACAACATGCCGAGCTACCTGCAGCCTGACGCCCTCATGCTGCCGACGACGCTCATGGCCGGCGACCGGGTCCTCGCGAAGTTCTACGACCAGAACCGCTCCCCCGTCACCTTCGACCAGGTCAACCCCGTCATGTACGACGCGATCCTCTCGTCCGAGGACCCGCGGTACTACCAGCACGGCGGCGTCGACCTCATCGGTACGACCCGCGCGCTGCTCAGCAACGCCTCCGGTGGCGAGACCCAGGGTGGCTCCTCGATCAGCCAGCAGTACGTCAAGAACGTCCTGGTCCAGCGCTGCGAACGCGACGCCAAGGCGACGGACGGCTCGGACGGCACGCCTGCCAAGACGCGCGACGAAGCCCTGCAGGAGTGCGCGCTCCAGGCCATCCAGGCCGACGGCGTCGAGGGTTACCAGCGCAAGCTGCAGGAAATGCGCTACGCGATCCAGCTCGAGAAGCAGTACACGAAGGACCAGATCCTCCTCGGGTACCTCAACATCGCGAACTTCGGTGGCGTCACGTACGGCATCGATGCCGCCGCGAAGTACTACTTCAACGTCCCGGCCGCTCAGCTCAACGTGGGTCAGTCCGCCATCCTCGCGGGCATGGTGCAGAACCCGAACCGCTTCCGCATCGACCGCCCGAACGGCTCCATCTCGAACGAAGACGGCTCGGTGACCTGGAACAAGGCCCCGGACGGCTCCATCGATGACGTCGATCAGAGCACGATTCAGGCGCTCTACACGCTTCGCGACAACGGCGAGATCACGCAGGAACAGCTCGTGAACGCCGCCGACGGCTACAGCGAGACCAAGGGCCGACAGCTCTATGTCCTCAGCCGCATGGAAGCCGACGGCAAGATCACGCACGAGCAATACGTCGCGGCGGCCATCGAGCCGATCACGCCGCAGATCACCGAGACCAACCAGGGCTGCGCGAACTCGGGCGCCCCGTACTTCTGCCAGTACGTCGTCTCGACGATCCTGAACGACCCCGCCTTCGGCACCGACGTCGACGATCGCGTCAACGCACTCCGTCAGGACGGCCTCACGATCCAGACGACTCTCGACTGGCGCATCCAGGATGCCGCGCAGACCGCCATGAACGAGAACGCGCCGCAGAGCTTCGACGGCATGAAGTTCGGTTCGACCGCCGTCAGCATGGAGGCCAAGACGGGCCGCATCCTCGGCATCGCGCAGAACACGAAGTTCACCCAGGATCCGACGCAGGCGGAGTCCGACCCCGCCTACAACTCGATCGTCTTCGCGGGCGACAAGGACAACGGCGGTTCGAACGGGTTCAATGCCGGGTCGACGTTCAAGCTGTTCACTCTGGTGGACTGGCTCGAGAAGGGCCACTCCCTCAACGAGAACCTCAACGGTCGTCTGCGTCCGGTGCCGAACATGAAGAACTCGTGCTACGGCGACTGGATCAACGGGGGCGGCACCATCATCAACAACTTCGGGTCCGACCCGGGTTACTACGGCACCCCGCTGACCTTCACCAAGAACTCGCTCAACACCGGTTACCTCACGATGGCCTCGCAGCTCGACCTGTGCGACATCGCCAAAGTCGCCAAGAAGCTCGGCGTCACCCGTGGCGACGGCACCGACATCGAGATGCGGGTCGCCAACAACGTCATCGGCGACGACAACGTCTCGCCGATCGCGATGGCCGGAGCCTATGCGACCGTCGCCAACGGCGGCACCCACTGCCAACCGAAGGTCATCGACAAGGTGACGGACAGTGACGGTGCCGAGCGCCCGATCCCCGACCGCCAGTGCACGCCCGGCACGCTGACCCCCGAGGTGGCTGCCACGGCCGCGTACGCCCTGCAGGGCGTCATGACCGGCGGCGGAACCGGTCAGGCCGCGAACCCCTTCGACGGCACGCCGCTGATGGGCAAGACCGGTACCCACGAGGGTTGGAACACCTGGATGATCGAGTCCTCGACCAACGTCACCACCGCCGTGTGGGTCGGTAACTGGGACGGCACCGCGAACCTGTTCGGCAAGTACTGGAACGGTCAGCAGCTCTCCGACATGCGGTACTCGATCGCCGAGGAGTCGCAGCGCGCCGCGGACGAGTTCTACGGGGGCGATGCCTTCCCCGGGCCTTCCTCGAACCTCATCCGGACGATCCAGAAGGACCTGCCGAACGTCGTCGGGAAGACGCTCGACGAGGCCCGTTCCACCCTCCAGGGCGCGGGCTTCAGCGTGAGCATCGGATCGCCCGTCGACTCCGAGCTCGGCGGCGACCGCGTCGCCGCGCAGAACCCGGGCGCCGGATCGGCACCCGCCGGCTCGACGATCACCCTCAGCCCCGGCAACGGCCAGGGCGCCACGGTGCCGGACGTGTCGGGCAACCCGGTGAGTTCCGCACGAGCCGCCCTGCTCGCCGCGGGATTCGGGACCGTCTCGATCGGCAGCTGCGAGAAGGACGCGAGCGCACCCGCTGAGGGTCGCGTCACCGGGACGAACCCGGCCGCCGGAACCTCGACGAATAAGAGCACCGCCGTGTCGCTGAGCATCGCCGCGAAGGACTGCCCGTGA
- a CDS encoding MmgE/PrpD family protein has translation MTITHHVRVHRSEENLAREGQLAWSLARVAVDPVPVDADVVDMIINRVIDNAAVAAASLSRGPVSAARQQALDHAVSIGGSGATVFGCALERRSSPEWAAWANGVAVRELDYHDTFLAADYSHPGDNIPPVLAVAQHTGRDGAAVVRALATAYEVQIDLVRAISLHKHKIDHVAHLGPAAAAGIGTLLGLDQATIYQAIGQALHTTTATRQSRKGEISSWKAHAPAFAGKMAIEAVDRAMRGETSPSPIYEGEDGVIAWLLDGPDASYDVPLPGDGEPKRGILDSYTKEHSAEYQAQAWIDLARRLGTHRPELRDPANIASIVLHTSHHTHYVIGSGANDPQKYDPTASRETLDHSIPYIFAVALQDGAWHHVHSYAPARANRPDTVELWHKITTAEDAEWTRRYHSEDPNEKAFGGRVEITLTDGTTVTDEIAVADAHPLGARPFARDDYIRKFRLLAEPVLLPEEIDRFLDLAQRLPELTPAEVMQLTIVAKPGILASAPAPKGLF, from the coding sequence ATGACGATCACGCACCATGTTCGTGTCCACCGTAGCGAAGAGAACCTCGCCCGTGAGGGGCAGCTCGCGTGGTCGTTGGCGCGGGTGGCGGTGGACCCGGTTCCGGTGGACGCTGATGTGGTCGACATGATCATCAACCGGGTGATCGACAATGCCGCCGTGGCGGCGGCGTCGCTGTCACGCGGGCCGGTGAGCGCGGCGCGGCAGCAGGCGTTGGATCACGCGGTGTCGATCGGGGGGTCGGGGGCGACCGTGTTCGGGTGCGCGTTGGAGCGACGCTCGAGCCCGGAGTGGGCGGCGTGGGCGAACGGTGTCGCGGTGCGCGAGCTGGATTACCACGACACGTTCTTGGCGGCGGACTACTCCCATCCCGGCGATAACATCCCCCCGGTCCTGGCCGTGGCCCAGCACACCGGTCGCGACGGTGCCGCCGTGGTCCGCGCCCTCGCCACCGCGTACGAGGTGCAGATCGATCTGGTTCGTGCGATCAGTTTGCATAAGCACAAGATCGATCATGTCGCTCACCTCGGCCCCGCCGCGGCCGCCGGTATCGGCACCCTCCTGGGCCTGGACCAGGCGACGATCTATCAGGCGATCGGGCAGGCTCTTCACACCACCACCGCGACCCGCCAGTCCCGTAAGGGGGAGATCTCCTCGTGGAAGGCGCATGCGCCGGCGTTCGCGGGGAAGATGGCGATCGAAGCGGTCGACCGGGCGATGCGCGGGGAAACGTCCCCGTCTCCGATCTATGAGGGGGAGGACGGGGTGATCGCGTGGCTGCTGGACGGCCCGGACGCCTCCTACGACGTTCCCCTGCCCGGTGACGGGGAACCCAAGCGAGGGATCCTGGATTCGTACACGAAGGAGCATTCGGCGGAGTATCAGGCGCAGGCGTGGATCGACCTCGCCCGCCGCCTCGGCACCCACCGCCCCGAGCTGCGCGACCCGGCGAACATCGCCTCGATCGTCCTGCACACCAGCCACCACACGCACTACGTGATCGGCTCCGGCGCGAACGACCCGCAGAAATACGACCCCACCGCCAGTCGGGAGACGCTGGATCACTCCATCCCGTACATCTTCGCCGTCGCCCTGCAGGACGGCGCCTGGCACCACGTCCACTCCTATGCTCCCGCCCGCGCGAACCGCCCCGACACGGTGGAGCTCTGGCACAAGATCACCACCGCCGAAGACGCGGAATGGACCCGCCGGTACCACTCCGAGGACCCGAACGAGAAAGCCTTCGGCGGGCGGGTGGAGATCACCCTCACCGACGGCACCACCGTCACCGACGAGATCGCCGTCGCCGACGCCCACCCCCTCGGCGCCCGCCCCTTCGCCCGCGACGACTACATCCGCAAGTTCCGCCTCCTCGCCGAACCCGTGCTGCTGCCGGAGGAGATCGACCGGTTCCTCGACCTCGCCCAACGCCTGCCGGAGCTCACCCCCGCCGAGGTCATGCAGCTCACCATCGTCGCCAAACCCGGCATCCTGGCATCCGCCCCCGCCCCGAAAGGACTCTTCTGA
- a CDS encoding GntR family transcriptional regulator, producing MRASDRAYTTLLDEIQTGVLAPGTVLGEVEQSARLGVSRTPLRAALARLASDGLVAQSSPRVTVVTDVQSDDIRSLFTVRRALEETAARLAAASPAAPTFARMADAFAAADLDGDAARDAYYALIADFDDELDAAAANDYLVGALQNIRTHLVRVRRLARYRPERLAASVAEHRLIASAIAAGDGELAAHAVHVHLHNALTSILDSLETTPELALTPQPAARKRRP from the coding sequence ATGCGCGCAAGCGACCGGGCCTACACGACGCTCCTCGACGAGATCCAGACGGGCGTTCTCGCACCCGGCACCGTGCTCGGCGAGGTCGAGCAGTCCGCCCGCCTCGGCGTCAGTCGCACTCCCCTGCGGGCGGCACTCGCGCGCCTGGCCTCCGACGGGCTCGTCGCGCAATCCTCGCCACGGGTGACCGTGGTCACCGACGTGCAGAGCGATGACATCCGCTCCCTGTTCACCGTGCGCCGCGCACTCGAAGAGACCGCGGCACGCCTGGCTGCGGCATCCCCAGCGGCCCCGACGTTCGCGCGGATGGCCGACGCTTTCGCGGCAGCCGACCTCGACGGCGACGCCGCAAGGGATGCGTACTACGCCCTCATCGCCGATTTCGACGACGAGCTGGATGCCGCCGCTGCCAACGATTATCTCGTCGGTGCCCTGCAGAACATCCGCACCCATCTCGTGCGCGTCCGGCGCCTCGCCCGCTACCGGCCGGAGCGGCTCGCGGCGTCCGTCGCCGAGCACCGGCTGATCGCCTCGGCCATCGCGGCCGGCGACGGCGAGCTCGCCGCTCACGCCGTGCACGTGCACCTGCACAACGCACTCACCAGCATCCTCGACTCGCTCGAGACCACCCCGGAGCTCGCACTCACCCCGCAGCCCGCCGCCCGAAAGAGAAGACCATGA
- the prpB gene encoding methylisocitrate lyase has protein sequence MLYSSVSAAEKRRAFRERLASGELLRFPGAFNPLSTRLIERKGFEGVYISGAVLSADLGLPDIGLTTLTEVAGRGQQIARMTDLPAIIDADTGFGEPMNVARTIQTLEDAGLAGCHIEDQINPKRCGHLDGKAVVDTDTAIKRIRAAVDARRDDNFLVMARTDIRAVDGLDAAIDRARQLVDAGADAIFPEAMRTLAEFEAVRAAVDVPILANMTEFGKSDLFSVDDLRNVGVNIVIWPVSLLRLAMGAADRALDVLQDEGHLKSQLGQMQHRADLYDLIDYEQYNHFDTNIFDFTITKE, from the coding sequence ATGCTGTACTCGTCCGTCTCGGCCGCGGAGAAGCGACGCGCGTTCCGCGAGCGGTTGGCGTCCGGAGAGCTCCTTCGCTTCCCCGGGGCGTTCAATCCGCTCTCGACGCGGCTCATCGAGCGCAAAGGCTTCGAGGGCGTCTACATCTCCGGGGCAGTGCTGAGCGCCGACCTGGGTCTCCCCGACATCGGCCTCACCACCCTCACCGAGGTCGCCGGCCGTGGGCAGCAGATCGCGCGGATGACCGACCTGCCGGCGATCATCGACGCCGACACCGGCTTCGGCGAACCGATGAACGTCGCGCGAACCATCCAGACGCTGGAAGACGCGGGCCTTGCCGGATGCCACATCGAAGACCAGATCAATCCGAAGCGCTGCGGCCACCTCGACGGGAAGGCCGTCGTCGACACCGACACCGCCATCAAGCGCATCCGTGCGGCGGTCGATGCCCGCCGCGACGACAACTTCCTCGTCATGGCCCGCACCGACATCCGCGCCGTCGACGGGCTGGACGCGGCGATCGACCGCGCGCGACAGCTCGTCGATGCCGGCGCCGACGCGATCTTCCCCGAGGCGATGCGCACCCTCGCCGAGTTCGAGGCGGTGCGCGCCGCGGTCGACGTGCCGATCCTCGCGAACATGACCGAGTTCGGAAAGAGCGATCTCTTCAGCGTCGATGACCTGCGAAACGTCGGCGTGAACATCGTGATCTGGCCGGTCTCGCTCCTGCGGCTCGCGATGGGGGCCGCCGACCGCGCGCTCGACGTCCTGCAGGACGAAGGCCACCTGAAGAGCCAGCTCGGACAGATGCAGCATCGCGCCGACCTCTACGACCTGATCGACTACGAGCAGTACAACCACTTCGACACGAACATCTTCGACTTCACCATCACGAAGGAGTGA
- a CDS encoding RidA family protein, whose protein sequence is MSVAERLAALGVEVPSVVPPVAAYIPAKRHGDLVYTSGQLPMVHGALPATGKVGESEGLVGPADAKTYARQSALNAIAAAAAVVGGVDKLTGVLKVTGFVASVPEFTGQPGVINGASEFLGEVFGDAGVHARSAVGVPVLPLDSPVEVEVIFTVA, encoded by the coding sequence GTGAGCGTCGCGGAGCGTCTCGCCGCGCTGGGCGTCGAGGTCCCCTCGGTCGTCCCGCCGGTCGCGGCCTACATCCCCGCGAAGCGGCACGGCGACCTCGTCTACACCTCCGGCCAGCTGCCGATGGTGCACGGAGCTCTTCCCGCCACCGGCAAGGTCGGCGAGTCCGAGGGGCTGGTCGGTCCTGCGGATGCCAAGACCTACGCGCGCCAGAGCGCGCTGAACGCGATCGCGGCGGCCGCCGCTGTCGTCGGCGGTGTCGACAAGCTGACGGGTGTGCTGAAGGTCACCGGGTTCGTGGCATCCGTTCCCGAGTTCACCGGACAGCCGGGCGTCATCAACGGCGCGAGCGAGTTCTTGGGCGAGGTCTTCGGCGACGCCGGGGTCCACGCGCGCTCCGCCGTCGGTGTTCCCGTCCTGCCGCTGGACAGCCCCGTCGAGGTCGAGGTCATCTTCACCGTCGCCTGA
- a CDS encoding metallophosphoesterase has translation MTRPAVKAALAPLGVAGAAAVGAAIWGMGIERYLFTVRYHALRVLPKGAEPIRVLHVSDAHMAPWQHRKQEWMARLTELAPDLVVNTGDNLGHRDGLTGIRTAFAPLRGVPGLVVHGSNDFQEPSPRNPLRYFLGPSGNVPAHKHLDVEALDRFFTDDLGWNILDDTAVSLDVKGVRITAFGVNDAHRKWDRPEEIPPVLETLDAADLTLGVMHAPYRRTLDTFIDFGADVLLAGHTHGGQVRVPFSRKALVSNCDLPLDQARGLSEWSHGGRSVPLNVSAGLGHSIYAPVRFACRPEATLLTLLPR, from the coding sequence GTGACGCGTCCCGCAGTGAAGGCCGCCCTCGCACCCCTCGGGGTTGCGGGGGCGGCCGCTGTCGGCGCGGCCATCTGGGGCATGGGCATCGAGCGCTACCTGTTCACGGTGCGCTACCACGCGCTGCGTGTGCTTCCGAAGGGCGCGGAGCCGATCCGCGTGCTCCACGTGTCGGATGCGCACATGGCCCCCTGGCAGCACCGTAAGCAGGAGTGGATGGCTCGACTGACCGAGCTGGCGCCCGACCTCGTCGTGAACACCGGCGACAACCTCGGACACCGCGACGGGCTGACCGGCATCCGCACAGCTTTCGCGCCTCTGCGAGGCGTGCCCGGCCTGGTCGTTCACGGCTCCAACGACTTCCAGGAGCCGTCGCCGCGCAATCCGCTCCGCTACTTCCTCGGTCCGTCCGGGAATGTGCCCGCCCACAAGCATCTCGACGTGGAAGCCCTCGACCGGTTCTTCACGGACGACCTCGGATGGAACATCCTCGACGACACCGCAGTGTCCCTCGACGTGAAGGGGGTGCGCATCACCGCCTTCGGCGTGAACGACGCTCATCGCAAGTGGGATCGTCCCGAGGAGATTCCCCCGGTTCTGGAGACTCTGGATGCCGCCGACCTGACGCTCGGAGTGATGCACGCGCCCTATCGGCGCACGCTCGACACGTTCATCGACTTCGGCGCGGATGTGCTGCTGGCCGGGCACACCCACGGCGGGCAGGTGCGGGTGCCGTTCAGCCGCAAGGCGCTCGTGTCGAACTGCGATCTCCCCCTCGACCAGGCCCGCGGGCTCAGCGAATGGTCGCACGGCGGCCGTTCGGTGCCGCTGAACGTGAGTGCCGGCCTCGGACACTCCATCTACGCTCCGGTGCGTTTCGCGTGTCGGCCGGAAGCGACGCTGCTGACGTTGCTGCCGCGCTGA
- the acs gene encoding acetate--CoA ligase gives MSSQIDHLLNETRRFAPSAEFASAAVADRSLYERAAADREGFWADQARELHWHTPFTRVLDWSNPPFAEWFADGELNVAYNCLDRHVEAGNGDRIALRWEGEPGDQRNVTYAELTDEVKRLSNVLIGLGIERGDRVAIYLPMIPEAIASMLAVARIGAVHSVVFGGFSADSLRSRIDDAGAKLVITADGGWRKGKVSPLKPAVDQALADRNGSGIQETVEHVLVVKRGENDVDWVEGRDLWYHDVVPQAAAEHEAEAFPAETPLFILYTSGTTGKPKGILHTSGGYLTQAAFTNRVVHDVHPGTDVYWCTADIGWITGHTYVTYGPLANGATQLLYEGTPDTPHPGRWWELIEKHGVTIFYTAPTAIRSFMKIGRDVPQKFDLSSLRLLGSVGEPINPEAWVWYRDIIGADRAPIVDTWWQTETGAIMISALPGVTETKPGSAQVPIPGISIAVVDDQGEPVGNGSGGLLVVTEPWPSMLRGIWGDPDRYRETYWEKFADKGYYFAGDGARLDDDGDVWLLGRVDDVMNVSGHRLSTAEIESALVGHEGVAESAVVGASDETTGQAVVAFVIIKSSYLKQHPVEGLGDELRKWVGEQIGPIARPRDVYIVGELPKTRSGKIMRRLLRDVAEGREVGDTTTLADTAVMSVISAQVK, from the coding sequence ATGAGCAGCCAGATCGACCATCTCCTCAACGAAACCCGGCGGTTCGCGCCCTCGGCGGAGTTCGCCTCCGCGGCCGTCGCCGACCGCAGCCTGTACGAACGCGCCGCGGCCGACCGAGAGGGGTTCTGGGCCGATCAGGCTCGGGAGCTGCACTGGCACACACCCTTCACACGGGTGCTCGACTGGTCGAACCCGCCTTTCGCGGAATGGTTCGCCGACGGAGAGCTCAACGTCGCCTACAACTGCCTCGACCGCCACGTCGAGGCCGGCAACGGCGACCGCATCGCTCTGCGCTGGGAGGGCGAACCCGGCGACCAGCGGAACGTGACCTACGCAGAGCTCACCGACGAGGTCAAGCGCCTCTCGAACGTCCTGATCGGCCTGGGGATCGAACGCGGCGATCGCGTGGCCATCTACCTGCCGATGATCCCCGAGGCCATCGCCTCCATGCTCGCCGTCGCCCGCATCGGCGCCGTGCACTCGGTCGTCTTCGGCGGCTTCTCGGCCGACAGCCTTCGTTCCCGCATCGATGACGCCGGCGCCAAGCTCGTCATCACCGCCGACGGCGGCTGGCGCAAGGGCAAGGTTTCCCCCCTCAAGCCCGCCGTCGACCAAGCCCTCGCCGACCGCAACGGGTCCGGCATCCAGGAGACCGTCGAACACGTGCTCGTGGTCAAGCGCGGCGAGAACGACGTCGACTGGGTCGAGGGGCGCGACCTCTGGTACCACGACGTCGTGCCGCAGGCCGCCGCCGAGCACGAGGCCGAGGCCTTCCCCGCCGAGACGCCGCTGTTCATCCTCTACACCTCCGGCACGACCGGGAAGCCCAAGGGCATCCTCCACACCTCCGGCGGCTACCTCACGCAGGCGGCCTTCACCAACCGCGTCGTCCACGACGTGCACCCCGGAACCGACGTGTACTGGTGCACCGCCGACATCGGCTGGATCACGGGCCACACCTACGTCACGTACGGTCCGCTCGCCAACGGCGCGACCCAACTCCTCTACGAAGGAACCCCCGACACCCCGCACCCCGGGCGCTGGTGGGAGCTCATCGAGAAGCACGGCGTGACGATCTTCTACACCGCGCCCACCGCGATCCGGTCGTTCATGAAGATCGGCCGCGACGTCCCGCAGAAGTTCGATCTGTCGTCGTTGCGCCTCCTCGGCTCCGTGGGCGAGCCCATCAACCCCGAAGCGTGGGTCTGGTACCGAGACATCATCGGGGCCGACAGGGCTCCGATCGTCGACACCTGGTGGCAGACCGAAACGGGCGCGATCATGATCTCCGCGCTCCCCGGGGTCACCGAGACCAAGCCCGGCTCGGCGCAGGTGCCCATTCCGGGGATCTCGATCGCCGTCGTCGACGACCAGGGCGAGCCCGTCGGAAACGGCAGCGGCGGCCTCCTCGTCGTCACGGAGCCCTGGCCGAGCATGCTCCGCGGCATCTGGGGCGACCCCGATCGCTACCGCGAGACGTACTGGGAGAAGTTCGCCGACAAGGGCTACTACTTCGCGGGCGACGGCGCCCGGCTCGATGACGACGGCGACGTCTGGCTCCTGGGCCGCGTCGACGACGTGATGAACGTCTCGGGCCACCGCCTGTCGACGGCCGAGATCGAGTCGGCCCTCGTCGGCCACGAGGGCGTGGCCGAGTCCGCGGTCGTCGGCGCCTCCGACGAGACGACGGGCCAAGCCGTCGTCGCCTTCGTCATCATCAAGAGCAGCTACCTCAAGCAGCACCCCGTCGAGGGCCTCGGCGATGAGCTGCGCAAGTGGGTCGGTGAGCAGATCGGCCCGATCGCCCGCCCCCGCGACGTGTACATCGTCGGAGAGCTGCCCAAGACCCGCTCCGGCAAGATCATGCGCCGCCTCCTTCGCGATGTCGCCGAGGGGCGCGAGGTCGGAGACACGACGACCCTCGCGGACACCGCCGTCATGAGCGTCATCAGCGCACAGGTGAAGTAG